CACTGATTGTCGCTTCTTCTGGAGTGAAGGTATTTAAACACGGCAATCGTTCGATTACTTCAAAATGTGGTTCTGCCGAATTGCTTGAAGCCCTTGGGGTTCAGTTTCTGACTGATCCTAAAGAGCTACGGAAGGCGATGGAGGCTCTGAACTTTGTATTTTTCTTTGCTCCTAATTATCATCCTGCCTTCAAGGAGATCATGCCGGTCCGCCAGCAGTTAGCTCAGGAAGGTAAGCGAACTATTTTCAATATTCTAGGACCCATGATTAATCCTGGGTCTCCCTCCCACCAATTAACGGGTGTATTTTCCAAAAACTGGGTGGAACCTATGGCTGAGGCCTTTCACACGCTTGGTCTGAAGAATGGAGTCGTCGTCCACACCGTACTCGATGAAACGCGGGGTATGGATGAGCTCGCTTGCTGTGGTAAACCTGTCAGTGCCGGATTCGGTGCTTCCTGGGAACAGTCCATCGATTGGAACTGGAATAGCCTCGGCTTGGCTGCGTGCTCGGAAGAGGATCTTAAGGGAGGTGACTTGGAATTTAATAGGAATTTGCTAGATGTATTGTTGACTGGTAACGCTCCTAAGGGGCTTGAAGATACCGTGGCACTCAATGCCGGCGTGGCCTTCTCAGTCGTTGGTAAGTCGAGTTCTATTAAGGAAGGTATCGCCCTTGCACGTGAGCAAATGCTCGGAGGAGCCGTGGCCAACCACCTCGTGAAGATACGAGACTATTTCAGTGCATGAAGCGGAAATACTTTGGAACGGATGGCATCCGAGGTGCCTACGGTGTGTCTGTACTTACTGATGCGTTTGCTGCGCGTCTGGGTGGAGCAGTTGCTCAATGGATTAGAGCGGATGGAGAGGCCCTCACGATTGCGATCGGTCGCGATACTCGAGCTTCAGGTCCAGCTTTGTTGAATGCGTTTGCTCGTGGCTTACAGTCGGAAAGCAACATTCGTGTTGTCGACCTCGGAGCACTTCCCACTCCTGCGATAGCCGTAAGCGTGAGAAACGTTGGCGCGACTCTTGGAGTTGCTATCACCGCATCGCACAACCCGGCCCAAGACAACGGCATCAAGTTTTTCAATTCATTGGGTAAGAAATTAACCGATAGTCAGGAGCTTGAGATTGAGTCATTAGTTGATCGTATTGAATTGCCTGATACGTTGAATGCTCCTCAGGTTGAAGTTTGCTCTTCAGGCATATTAGCCTATCTGGATCTTCTTCGTCCGACTTTGCCTGAAGGATCGCTTAAAGGATTTCGCATCGTTGTAGATACAGCGAATGGGGCGGCCTGTAATACCACGCCGGCTTTATTGAAAGAGTTGGGAGCTGAATTATTCGTTTATGGCAATGAACCGAATGGGTTGAACATCAACGAAGGTGTAGGAAGTCAGTATCCAAATCATCTCAGTGAAAAAGTCCTCGGGCATCAGGCTCATTTGGGAATTGCTCACGATGGAGATGCCGATCGTCTACTCATTTGTGATGAGTCGGGTAAGGTGGTTTCAGGAGATAGACTGCTCGGGTTACTTGCCTTACACGAGTCCAAGCACGGTCGCCTGGAGAAGAACACGCTCGTAGCTACGAAGCAGAGTAATATTGGTTTAGACCACACCTTGGGGAAAGCGGGCGTCTCCGTCGTCAGGACATCCATTGGAGATCGCCATGTGTTAGAAGAAATGTCGAAGTCGGGCTACAACCTGGGTGGAGAAAGCTCGGGTCATGTTATAGTGTCCGATATCAATTCTACAGGGGATGGGTTGGCTGCTGCATTAAAACTCCTCGCTATTTTGGTGGAAGAAGGGAGACCGCTTTCGGAGCTGCAATCGCGAGTGACCTTATTCCCTCAGATTTCTCAGGCCATAGAGGTCGTCGAAAAAAAACCATTGGAGGACCTGGCGGAAATACAGTCGGTCCTCGACGGGTTGGAATCTGAGATGGGTGAGGCTGGGCGTGTGTTGTTGCGTTATTCAGGAACTGAGAACAAGATCCGTCTCCTAGTTGAGGGAGAGGATGCCGATGCTGTAGAAGCTTGGTATCAACAGCTCGAAACAGTAGTCTGTGATCACCTTACCTGACCTATGGATGAACTGAAAATTTCTGAATTGGACGACCGCCTGCAGAAGCAGTTGCATTCAGCTCGTGAAGCACTTGGAAGAGGAGGCGTCGATTATATCGTCCAAATCTGTGGGGAGCTATTGAAGCATCATCCAGGTGCATTTGAAGTTCGTGACTTACTCTGGAAAGCGCTCTACTCAGAAATTCAAAAGTCATCCGGCTTGTCTTGGCCGAACAAAAAATCGAGTGGCTTCCAATTCAAGCTCTCGACCCGATCATTATTAAAAACGGATCCATTGGCCTTGTTACTCAAATGCGATGAGCAACTGCGGGGAAAGCAGATATTTACGGAACTGTTTGTTTCTATGGACAAGGCTGCGGAGGCCCTGGGTTGGTTGGAATCGCGCGTGGTTGCCTGCAAGGCATTATCTGAATTGGAATCAGAGAAAGTAGCTCCCCGGCTTGCATTGGCCCAATTGTTAATAGAAGTAGGTCGACCTCAGCAGGCTATTGAATCTTTAGAATGGGCTCTATCGAAAGAGCCTTCCAATGCGAGTGCTCAAACCCTCCTTAAGAATGCCTCCGTTGCGGAAACCTTGCAACGTGGGAATTGGGAAGATTCGGGAACTTCCTTTCATTCTAAAAAACAGTCCTAACTAAGGTATGTCAGAAGCGATTCAAAAGGTTAAATTCTACAACCGATTATCCGGTAAGCTCGAAGAGGAACATATATATGGCGAGGCGTCTCTTCGATGGGCTTACTATAATCCGATCGGGAAGCTTGTTACGAAGCTGATAGTAAAGAACCCTATCTTATCACGTTTTTATGGTTGGCTGATGAGTCGATCAAGTAGTCGCAAAAAGATCCTCCCCTTTATCGAACAGTACAAAGTGAACCCCGATGAATTCCTCGAGTCCCCTGAATCTTTCCGTCACTTCAATGATTTCTTCTATCGGGAACTAAAGCCGGAGAGCCGCCCCATCGAAGAAGGAGAAGGCACTATCGTGTTTCCTGCCGATGGTCGGCACCTCGCCTTTCCGAATATTCAGAAAGCGGATACAATCTATGCAAAGGGTCAGGTATTTAATCTCGAGCAGTTTCTCGGGGAAATGTCTCTTGTTCATGGGTTAGAAGGCGGCACTGTCCTCATCTCGCGATTGTGTCCCGTGGATTACCATCGGTTTCATGCTCCGTTTTCAGGCACTGCCATGACTCCGCAAATGGTTGGGAAATCTTTGTATTCAGTCAATCCGTTGGCTCTTTCTCAAAAGCTGGAGTATCTAACTGAAAATCGTCGTTGGATAATCCCCTTCAAATTGAAGGATGGAAAGATTGCGGTGGTAGTTGTGATCGGTGCCACCTTTGTCGGGAGCGCGGAGTTTACTTTTGAGCCCGGCTTCGTTGAAAAAGGGCAAGAGCTCGGCTACTTCCTCTTTGGTGGTTCCTGTGTAGCAACCATCTTGCCTCCGGGATATGTACAACTTGATGAAAGCCTTGCTTCCCAATCCCATGAAGGCGTTGAATCTTACGACCAAATGGGGAGGCCATTTGCGGTATGTCGTTAAGGTAAACAGCCATGCTAAAAAGGGCTTGCATTCATCAAACCTCCACTTAGCTTTTCTCCCTCATTCATATTTGGGTGGTGTTGCCGAGTAAAGGTCACCTCAAAACACTCAGGAGTTAATTGACAGTTTAGATTTTTCATAACTCTTCGGAGTTACAGATGCCTGGGTGGTGGAATTGGCAGACACGCTGGATTTAGGATCCAGTGCCGCGAGGCGTAGGGGTTCGACCCCCCTCCCAGGTACCACTTAATCTCTATCTTGCTCTTCGTATTGATCTTGATCTGTTTCTAAATTTCACGGTCTCACCCCATACGGCGTGTTCCGGTTGCCTTCGGCCCCGGTCTTGTCAGTCGCCAATGCTCCTTCGGAACGACCCCCCTCCCAGGTGCCATCCGCCGCCGTTTCGAAGTTCGAAACTGTGGCGAGATGCCTTGTAAAAGATTTACCACTCCCTTCGATGTTCGCTACTTACTTCCGTGATTTCTTTCCCAGGCAAAGAGGAATTGCTGAGCCAGTCCGGCATAAGAACCGAAGTGGGTTCGACCAAAGTGTGCGACTTGTTTGGGAGACCAATCATCCAACCCATAGTGGCGTCGCATGACTTTCAGAATCCAGGTATCTACAGGAAAGGCTTCCAGCATATGGTAGCCGAATAAGAGAGTACAATCGGCCACTTTTTCGCCCACTCCTGGAAATTCGCACAGGGCATCTTTCGCCTCTTCGTAGGGCTGCCAGCTGAGTGCGCTTAGGTCGATGTTCTCTTCGGCAATTTTGAGTGCCGTCTTGTGAATGTTGGCAGCACGAAATCCGAACTTACACGCCCGTAAAGCTGATTCCTCAATAGTCGTGAGATCCGCCCAAGTAGGTAGCTGATTTATCTGATCTTCCAGCGGACGACCGAAGCGATTGCGCACCAGATGGATCATCTCTTTGATTTGCACAATCTGTTTGGTAGCGCTGCAGAGGAATCCAAGGAGCGTCTCGCCATGAGGTTGTGCCAGAATTCGTAATTCTGGATAGGTCTCCATGCAGCGTTTTAAATGCGAATCACTACGCCAGGGGAGTGTGTCGTAGTAAGCTTTATAAGCTTTGTTCGTTCCCAGGTAGTCGGTTAGTAATTTCTCAGCTCCTTCGCGTTGTTCCAGGAGACAACTCCACTCGACTTGCTTGTTCTCTAGCCAGCGAAGTCGTAGCGGGAAATTCAATACGACTCCTTGGTAGGAATATTCGTCCATCGAGTTCCAGCAAAATGCCTGGCCCCCATCCAGAGTCTCCTTAAATGAATTTAGGTCTGGTTGCCAATCGCTGTAGGCTTTCCAGGGAGACCACGAATCAATCATCTCCCCACAAGAAACTCGATGCTGAGTCTAACGTAGTACCATCCTTGCCGATCACCGATAATTTATACGCTACCGGAGGATGAGTCTTATCCGCCCACTTTTCACCGGTTAGCCCCAGGTAGATGGGTTTTGAAGGTTCGATCGACGAGCTTGCTTGAAAGATGTACTCTTTGAGGTCTGGAGAGCCTGGTTCATACACTTCCAGCTTGAAGTGATCGACCGCATCGGAAGTGGACAATTGGAAAGTAACATAGTGACCCGTCCTCGCTTCTGAATCGGATCGCAGGATCGTTCTGTTGCCGGCTACTTCGACTCCATTGAAATATTCTGAGATTCGAGTGAAGGATTCCTCAGAGTAGTAGCGTTGCTCCAAATAATCGATAGAAGCAAAACCCACCGAACAGGTGAGTGCTAGCAAAGTGATAATGGATCGAATCAGCGGCATGGTTGTAAATGATTGGGAAAAGGAGAGGGGAGTCAATGTTCCGGATTATACCGGACGAAGGACGTGAGGGTTGGTGAATGAGTAAATTGTACCTGAATGGAAAGTAAGAGAAAGAACTATATATTTAGACTCGCCTGAGATTTCGGGCGGGTCACGGAAATGTTCCGAGGATTCGTAAAAAACGAGAGTTTTTGAGCTGGTTAGCCCCTGTTAGGCTAGGTTCTATTCGAACTAATTAGTATTTTTACCAATCCGGTGAACCGTCCGGAATCACCATGAGGAGTAGCGCTTAAGTCGCACCACCTCATAAAGATCCGGATTTACCCGCTGGATAAAGCGACTTGGGTTCATGAAGTTCGTGTTGCCTCCAAACTGAGTCATACGTGGCGAGGTCATATAGAGTTCGTCCATAGCTCGAGTAACCGCTACATAGAAAAGGCGACGTTCTTCGTCGAGGTCGCCGCGGTCGATAGCTCGTTTGAGTGGAAATAGTCCCTCTGAACAACCAAGGAGGAATACCACTGGAAACTCCAATCCTTTAGCTTGGTGAACCGTCGTCAGGCGCAATTGGTCTTCGTCGGGATCGATGGATTTCTGAGAGGTCTCCGAATTCATCAGCACGAGTTGCGACAGTAGCTCTTGCAGATCTGTAAAGCGCTGTGCGAAACCGATCAGACTCTGCAGATCATCCATCCTTTGCAGGTAATTGGGGTAGAGGGTCTTTATGAAATCAGCATACCAGCCTTCCACGGCCAGAGCCACTACTTCGCTCGGTGACTCGGAGTTAGCTGCTTTCACAATTGACTGAACAGTAGCTGCCAGGGATTCCCAATGATCGCGCGCGCCTTTGGGGACTTTGGCTATGACCGGCTTCGTCAGAAACATGTCGGATATGTGTTCACCGGTTGTTTTAGCTTCCTCATATGCAGTAATGAAAATTTTCTCAGCCGTTTTCTCACCCACCTTAGGGAGCAATCCACAGAAACGATGAAAGGCTCGGGAGTCGTTTGAGTTATAGGCAAATTTTATTTGAGCCACCAGATCCTTGATGTGGGCTTGTTCGAAGAACTGAACACCGCTGGTTATTTGAAAGGGCAGGTGCTGACGGGTGAGCTCCATTTGAAGATCCACTGCTTGGTAGTGAGCCCGGTAGAGTACGGTGATATCGCTAAGCGATCGACCTTCTTCGAGAAGCGCTTGAATTCTTCGTATAACCACTGAGGCTTCTTCCCTTCCATCCATAGCCTGGATCATCATGGGTTGAAGGTGAGAATCTCTGACTGGGCGTAGTTCTTTATGGAAGCCTTGCCCTGAGTCGAACTGGTTGATGATGTCGTTCGCAAATGACAGAATCTCTGGCGTGCTTCGGTAATTTGTTTCAATACGGTACATTTCTGTGCCGTCGTGATTGTCAGGAAAATGGAGGATGTTTTCGTAGTTGGCCCCGCGCCAGGAGTAAATGCTCTGGGCATCGTCTCCTACCGCCATGATCTGGTTCCGACTGCCGATCAGGTCGATGATTTGTGCCTGGATCTTATTGGTGTCCTGATACTCGTCCACGAGTATGTGCTGGAATCGATCCTGGTAATATTTCGCAACCTGCTCCTGGGTCTTTAAAATCTCCAACCAGTAGGCGAGTAGATCATCATAGTCAGCAACCTGCTGAGTCTTCTTTCTTTCCGTATAGCCCTCTGCGAATTTCTCGAAGTCGGGGATGTACTCATGGAAGTAGGGAGAGAATTGATTTACAGAATCCTCGATCGATTGGCAGGTGTTACGAGCGAGGCTGAGGGTGTTGGATATAACTTTGGCCTTGGGGTTATTCTTATCCTTAAGAAACAAGGCGTCTTTACTGCGGATGACCGTCGTCAGCAGTGACTCGGCATCGGACTGGTCCATGATGGTGTAGTTGGACTTTATGCCCAGCGGCTCCCCATGCATGCGCAGCATTCTCTGTCCGATGGAGTGAAACGTGCCCCCCCAGAAGGCTCGTCTTTGCACACCGGTTAGCTCCTCAACCCGGGCCAGCATTTCTCGGGCAGCTTTGTTGGTGAAGGTGAGCAGCAATATGTTTCCGGGATGAACACCTTGTTCTAGTAGGTAAGCCACACGATAGGTCAGGGTGCGGGTTTTCCCCGAACCGGCTCCTGCCAAGACCAGTGCTGGACCCTCCGGTGCCGTTACAGCGGCGTATTGCTCGTCATTGAGTTCGGCACGAAAATCAATGGGTGGATAACCCATATCTTGAGGCGATGATGTCCAGCTGTCTAAATCCATAAAGAGCCGACGTTAGGGATCGACCTTGAGGAGGGAAACAAATTCTCCCAATTGTGAATAATTCGCCGAGACTAGCTCCGCTTAGACGAGCACCAGATCATCGCGATGGATGACGTCCCACTTACTGCGGTTAGGAAACGATTGTGCGATTTCCTCTTTCGACTTCCCCAAAATAGATTGCAGTTCTTCGCTGCTGAAGCGGACGAGCCCACGTGCGATCAGATTGTGATTCTGATCTACTACTTCAATGAGCGAGTCAGTCGGGAAATCCGATTCGCAGCTCCGAATTCCGAGGGCAAGCAAACTGCAGCCTTCTTCAACCAATGCGGTGGCGGCACCCTCATCTACAGCGATTTTTCCTTGAGGCTTGGCAAAAAAGGCTAACCAGCGCTTCCGGCTCTCAAGAGGTATGTCGGATGGAATGAAGTAGGTTCCCTCAGCACTGCCCTTGAAAAGATCAGTTAGAATGTGAGGTGCATCCCCAGCGCCGAGGAATACTCCGCACTCTGACCGTGTAGCGACTTTGGCCGCTTCGATCTTTGAAGTCATTCCGCCGATGGAGGTCTCGCTGGTGGTTCCTTTCGCGAGCGCTTCAATTTCAGGGTTGATATTTTCAACGACGGGAATCAGTCTGTCACCATCATCGAGATCAAGTAGTCCAGGAACCGTTGTGAGAATAGAAAGTACTTGGGATTTCGTAATACTGGCTACCAGGGCAGAGAGGATGTCGTTGTCTCCAAATTTGATTTCAAGCTCCTCTGCACTCACTGAGTCGTTCTCGTTGATAATAGGAACCACGCCTTCGCCAAGCAGTGTCTCTATCGTGTGCATAATGGCCAGGTGGCGCCTCCGACCGTGGACATCGTCCCGAGTCAGCAAAATTTGCCCGACGACAATATCAAATGGCTCGAAATGCTTTTGCCAGGTTTGGGTCAATATACTTTGGCCAACTGCGGCACAGGCCTGAAGCTTTTCAATAGCTTTGGGGCGTTTCTCTAATCCCAGTCTCCCCATCCCGAGGCCCACGGCTCCCGAGCTTACCAGGATGACCTGAATTCCCTTTTCTCTCAAGCTGGCGATTTGTTCACAAAATGAGCGGACATACGATTCGTTCATTTCACCGTTTCCAGAAGTGAGTACATTCGTGCCCACCTTCACGACCATTCGGCGTGCGTCTGAAAAATGCTTTAATGTGGTCTCTTCGTTCAAATCAACTGAGTTCTTGGGCGGATGGGATTAGATTTCTCCTAAAAACGCCAATAAAAAAGCGCCGTGATAACGGCGCTTTGAAATTGGATGAGAACGGGCTTACATCGCTTGGAGCTCTTGTTCCTTGCTCTTCATGTGGTTGTCAATGTCTTCCACATGGTCGTGGGTGATTTTCTCCACTTCTTTTTCCCAGCGTTTGAAGTCATCCTCGGAAATTTCTCCATCCTTTTTGGCTTCTTTTAGAAGATCGAGTCCGTCCTTACGTGCATGACGCACACTGATACGGCCATCCTCGGCCATCCGGTGGGCTACTTTGACCAGCTCCTGGCGGCGGTCACCGCTGAGTTCTGGAATAGGAATCCGAATGATGGCTCCGTCAATCGATGGGTTGAGTCCCAGATTGGCCGTCATAATAGATTTCTCGATCGGTTGCATCACTGACTTATCCCAAGGCTGAATTTGGATCGTTCTGGAATCGGGCGTGGTGATCGCTGCCATATCACGCAAACGCATGTTGCTTCCGTAGGCGTCGACCATGACATTCTCCACCATGGAAGGGGATGCCTTACCCGTATGGAGAGTGGAGAAATCGTGCAAGGTGTGTTCCACAGCCTTGCCCATGCTTTGTTTGGTATCGTTAATAATTTCTTGGCTCATAAATGGGTGTGATTGAGTGATCTTATCCGTGGACTAGGGTCCCGATGGTTTCTCCTGATACAGCTTTTTTAATGGCATCTGGATCGTTGAGGTCAATCACGAGAATAGGGACCTGATTATCCATGCAGAGAGAAAATGCGGTGGAATCCATGACTTTGAGACGCTGATTCAAGCATTCCATATAGGTGAGCGTGTCGTATTTGACTGCGTCGTCGTGTTTCATTGGGTCTTTATCGTAGATACCGTCGACCTTGGTGGCTTTCAAAATGATTTCGGCCTGCACTTCGTTGGCTCGGAGCGCTGCCGTCGTATCCGTGGAAAAGTACGGGTTCCCGGTCCCAGCACCAAAGATGACCAGGCGTCCTCGCTCCAAGTGACGGGTCGCTCGACGTAGAATGTAGGGTTCTGCCACTGCATCCATCCGTATGGCGGAAAGCACTCGAGTGACCACTCCCAGTTTTTCCAAACAGTCCATCAACGCCATAGAGTTGATCACGGTGGCCAGCATGCCCATGTAATCGCCGGTGGTTCGAGCCACGCCTTTACCTTCGCCCTGGAGCCCTCGGAATATGTTTCCGCCGCCTACTACGACGCCGATTTCCATCCCAAAATCCCAGATTTCTTTCAGCTGTTTACAAATTCTCAGCAGAATCTCGGGATCGATCGGATCACCGGAATCGGGATTTTTTAATACTTCACCACTCAGCTTGAGAATGATGCGTTTATACTTCAGTTCGCGGGTCGCAGAAGAGTCTGTTTGCATTAAAGCCTTCTTGTAGGTGAATCCCAGGTGGGTCGTCAATCGTTGAAAAGGAAAGATTCTAACTTATCCCTCGGATTTGCTGGTTTGTGAGCAGAAGTGAGTCCTCATATTCGACTGTTTTCAGTACTTGACGTGCCAAAAAAATCTTACCACCTTACCTGCCTTTATTGTAGCCCGATGGTGTAATTGGTAACACAACTGGTTTTGGTCCAGTCATTCAAGGTTCAAGTCCTTGTCGGGCTGCCATAAAAAAAGACGTCTTTCGAGGCGTCTTTTTTTGTTTTTCAATCTTGGTATTGGAGCTGATTTCAAATCCGTCTGAAATTCATCTACCTTATGGTTCAAGGTTTTTTGGAATATATATTTGTATGAGGTAATATCCTTAGCTGTGATCTCCGGATGCCAGTAAAGGGAGTTTGTAGTTGGAGGAAGGCTTATTATGTCATCCTGGTGCTGTTGTTAGGTCGAACGTTGTTTGCTGCACCCGGTGATTTGCAGCTTGAGGTTGTAACTCAAACGGGAGATTCAGGTTCTGGTCCTGAGGGATTGGCATTTGAGCAGATTTTAACAACCGGCTCTGGTTCCGAGTTTCCAGTATCTATGGATGAATCCGGGGCAGTTACCTTCATGGCAACCATCCTTGTGGGTGAAGATGAGCTGCGCGGAGTATTTAAGGGAAGCTTGGGAGGACCTCCCGAACTGTTGTATCTCCTAGGTCAAAATATTCCAGGCCTGCTTCAGAACGGGGAGCCGGTCGTGAGTGACGATCTTCGGGCTTATTCCTCCAGTATGGATGCTCCCTGTTCGTCATGCGTTAGGTGCTTTGCTCATGGCCGATGGTCGAGCTGAAGAAGCGGAAACGGTGTATCGCGAGGATCTGGTCAGGAACCGGAACAACGGCTGGGGACTGATTGCTCTTCAGAATTCTCTCCGCGCTCAAGGAAAGTATGATGAAGCCCAATCCCTGGATACGAAGATCAAAACTGCCTGGGCAAAGGCCGATGTGCGGCCTACTTCGTCCTGCTATTGTGAGCCAGGAGCGAATGGTAAGTAGATATATGAAAATTGTAGGAGCATTCATTCTAAGAAGACAAGGTAGGGACAGACCGCCGGGCTGTCCGTTCGTCCACAGTAGAAAATGACGGACGGCTCGGCGATCCGTCCCTACCTATTTTGATATTTTCCTACTCTTTCACCCGCTCGCTGGAATACAGAATCGTTCCAGAATCCAGCGATTCTTTCAGCACCCCCAAGTCAACCAGTTGTGAGATTTCATTCTCGATGCGCGATCGGGTTATCGTACCAATGACCTGCTTGTCGCCGCTTTCTCCGGTCACCAACCCATAGTCTATCATCGCCTGCTTGGAGTAGGCTATAAAATCATCATCGAGCTTCGGATTCAATGACTTGAGAAGTTTATCCGCTTTAGAAGACTCACCGAAGAGATATTCCTTCCACCCTTTGATACTGGCGCGGCTGAAGGCTTCCATGATCTCTGGATTTTTCAACGCATAGTCAGACCGTGTGTACCACACATGGTAGGGATCAAATCCGCTTTCCTTGATGAGTAGTGCGCCTGGGTTGGCACCCTCTTTTTTGGCGAAGTATGGCTCACTGGTGATATAACACTGTTGTATGAAGGTCTTATCTAAAAGGTATTGGGCGATACTGTAGTCGAGCGGAATAACATCGAAATCGATTTGGTATTTTTTCCGGATCAGATCAATGAACGCACTACCCGGACCGACCATGATTCGTTTGCCGTCGAGATCGGCGAAATCGTTAATGGGGTTTTCCTGGTGAAATAACAATGCTTGGGGATCGTGCTGAAGTAACGCGCCGACCATGACCAAGGGAACCCCTCGCGCGACGTAATTCATGAGATCGTTACTTTTGCCCATAGCAAATTGTACCTGTCCAAGGGCTACCTTCTCGGCGCTCACCGTATTGGGGCCGCCTGGCAAGATCTCTACTTCCAGGCCTTCTTCCTCGTAGTAGCCTTCGACCAGTGCCTGGTAGAAGCCGCCATGCTCCGGTTGTGGATACCAATCGGTTTGTAGTACAACTCTGGTCAATGACCCTGTGCTCTTATTATCCTGTTTCCCGCATCCGCTGAGAAAGATCGCGGTGAGGCTCAAGAGCTTCAGGCAGAACAGTCGCTGGCTTCGAAGAAGATTTTGTTTCATGTGTCGCTTTCCAACGTCGACTCGTGCCAGCTATGAAGCAACGCCCATTGCACATAGTGGATGAGTCCCACGAAGAGAAAGCCCATAAGGCAAGCGATTGCCGCACAAGCATATAACGCCGGTGTGTTTACGTCTCCTTTGTACAATATGGCTAGGAATCCGAGGCCACCCTGGCCACCAGCAGTGGTGCCTACAAAAATATCCCCGGCGATAGCTCCGATGGGCGCCAAGGTTGCAGCTATTTTTGCTCCGGTTAGAAAGTGGGGAAGTGCGTAGGGGAGTCGCAGGTGCAAGATCTCTTGCAGCTTGCTTGCTTTGCTCACGGCAAACAGTTCGAGGAGGTTTTTATCCGTACTGGTAAGTCCCAGGGTTGTATTCGCTACAATAGGGAAGAAACTTATCAGAAATGCAATGATGGTTACACTGTGGGCTCCCTGTTTCAGCCAGATTGCTATGATG
This genomic stretch from Opitutia bacterium ISCC 52 harbors:
- the trpD gene encoding anthranilate phosphoribosyltransferase, with protein sequence MSVLETSLPDLKSGIALELIQAEAAANELASAEISPEVKKNFLIALNEKGETPAEVAGFASAFRRLAVKPRLEDFADEAVDVCGTGGDKSHSFNISTAVTLIVASSGVKVFKHGNRSITSKCGSAELLEALGVQFLTDPKELRKAMEALNFVFFFAPNYHPAFKEIMPVRQQLAQEGKRTIFNILGPMINPGSPSHQLTGVFSKNWVEPMAEAFHTLGLKNGVVVHTVLDETRGMDELACCGKPVSAGFGASWEQSIDWNWNSLGLAACSEEDLKGGDLEFNRNLLDVLLTGNAPKGLEDTVALNAGVAFSVVGKSSSIKEGIALAREQMLGGAVANHLVKIRDYFSA
- the glmM gene encoding phosphoglucosamine mutase, whose product is MKRKYFGTDGIRGAYGVSVLTDAFAARLGGAVAQWIRADGEALTIAIGRDTRASGPALLNAFARGLQSESNIRVVDLGALPTPAIAVSVRNVGATLGVAITASHNPAQDNGIKFFNSLGKKLTDSQELEIESLVDRIELPDTLNAPQVEVCSSGILAYLDLLRPTLPEGSLKGFRIVVDTANGAACNTTPALLKELGAELFVYGNEPNGLNINEGVGSQYPNHLSEKVLGHQAHLGIAHDGDADRLLICDESGKVVSGDRLLGLLALHESKHGRLEKNTLVATKQSNIGLDHTLGKAGVSVVRTSIGDRHVLEEMSKSGYNLGGESSGHVIVSDINSTGDGLAAALKLLAILVEEGRPLSELQSRVTLFPQISQAIEVVEKKPLEDLAEIQSVLDGLESEMGEAGRVLLRYSGTENKIRLLVEGEDADAVEAWYQQLETVVCDHLT
- a CDS encoding tetratricopeptide repeat protein, which encodes MDELKISELDDRLQKQLHSAREALGRGGVDYIVQICGELLKHHPGAFEVRDLLWKALYSEIQKSSGLSWPNKKSSGFQFKLSTRSLLKTDPLALLLKCDEQLRGKQIFTELFVSMDKAAEALGWLESRVVACKALSELESEKVAPRLALAQLLIEVGRPQQAIESLEWALSKEPSNASAQTLLKNASVAETLQRGNWEDSGTSFHSKKQS
- a CDS encoding phosphatidylserine decarboxylase, whose product is MSEAIQKVKFYNRLSGKLEEEHIYGEASLRWAYYNPIGKLVTKLIVKNPILSRFYGWLMSRSSSRKKILPFIEQYKVNPDEFLESPESFRHFNDFFYRELKPESRPIEEGEGTIVFPADGRHLAFPNIQKADTIYAKGQVFNLEQFLGEMSLVHGLEGGTVLISRLCPVDYHRFHAPFSGTAMTPQMVGKSLYSVNPLALSQKLEYLTENRRWIIPFKLKDGKIAVVVVIGATFVGSAEFTFEPGFVEKGQELGYFLFGGSCVATILPPGYVQLDESLASQSHEGVESYDQMGRPFAVCR
- a CDS encoding DNA-binding protein; translated protein: MIDSWSPWKAYSDWQPDLNSFKETLDGGQAFCWNSMDEYSYQGVVLNFPLRLRWLENKQVEWSCLLEQREGAEKLLTDYLGTNKAYKAYYDTLPWRSDSHLKRCMETYPELRILAQPHGETLLGFLCSATKQIVQIKEMIHLVRNRFGRPLEDQINQLPTWADLTTIEESALRACKFGFRAANIHKTALKIAEENIDLSALSWQPYEEAKDALCEFPGVGEKVADCTLLFGYHMLEAFPVDTWILKVMRRHYGLDDWSPKQVAHFGRTHFGSYAGLAQQFLFAWERNHGSK
- a CDS encoding ATP-dependent helicase, whose amino-acid sequence is MDLDSWTSSPQDMGYPPIDFRAELNDEQYAAVTAPEGPALVLAGAGSGKTRTLTYRVAYLLEQGVHPGNILLLTFTNKAAREMLARVEELTGVQRRAFWGGTFHSIGQRMLRMHGEPLGIKSNYTIMDQSDAESLLTTVIRSKDALFLKDKNNPKAKVISNTLSLARNTCQSIEDSVNQFSPYFHEYIPDFEKFAEGYTERKKTQQVADYDDLLAYWLEILKTQEQVAKYYQDRFQHILVDEYQDTNKIQAQIIDLIGSRNQIMAVGDDAQSIYSWRGANYENILHFPDNHDGTEMYRIETNYRSTPEILSFANDIINQFDSGQGFHKELRPVRDSHLQPMMIQAMDGREEASVVIRRIQALLEEGRSLSDITVLYRAHYQAVDLQMELTRQHLPFQITSGVQFFEQAHIKDLVAQIKFAYNSNDSRAFHRFCGLLPKVGEKTAEKIFITAYEEAKTTGEHISDMFLTKPVIAKVPKGARDHWESLAATVQSIVKAANSESPSEVVALAVEGWYADFIKTLYPNYLQRMDDLQSLIGFAQRFTDLQELLSQLVLMNSETSQKSIDPDEDQLRLTTVHQAKGLEFPVVFLLGCSEGLFPLKRAIDRGDLDEERRLFYVAVTRAMDELYMTSPRMTQFGGNTNFMNPSRFIQRVNPDLYEVVRLKRYSSW
- the proB gene encoding glutamate 5-kinase, which encodes MNEETTLKHFSDARRMVVKVGTNVLTSGNGEMNESYVRSFCEQIASLREKGIQVILVSSGAVGLGMGRLGLEKRPKAIEKLQACAAVGQSILTQTWQKHFEPFDIVVGQILLTRDDVHGRRRHLAIMHTIETLLGEGVVPIINENDSVSAEELEIKFGDNDILSALVASITKSQVLSILTTVPGLLDLDDGDRLIPVVENINPEIEALAKGTTSETSIGGMTSKIEAAKVATRSECGVFLGAGDAPHILTDLFKGSAEGTYFIPSDIPLESRKRWLAFFAKPQGKIAVDEGAATALVEEGCSLLALGIRSCESDFPTDSLIEVVDQNHNLIARGLVRFSSEELQSILGKSKEEIAQSFPNRSKWDVIHRDDLVLV